ATTTGTCGAGGTGCTTATCGTGATGGTCATCATCGCCATCGTCAGCGCGGTCATCATCACCCGATCCAGCGACCTGTCGACCGGTCTGGTATCCCAGTCCGAAATCATGAAAACCCATATCCGCTACGCCCAGACGCTTGCCATGAGTGCCGGGGGCAGCGATGTTTACGGTATCAAGTGTAGTGCCGATACCGATGAATACTGGCTTTTTCAGGGCAGCAATCCGGACGGCAACATCATCCAGTTGACCGATGATCCGTCGTACGATACCGACGGGGACGACAAACTCGAGCTCGCAAGCAAAAAAATACAGACTAGTGCCTTTACGGTCTATTTCGATGAGAGGGGCATCCCCTACAGCGCCTACACGGACAAAAGCACCAACACGCCGTTAACGTCCGACCTGGCCATTGTTCTGACACCGGCCGGGGAGGCCTCCCCCACCCAGACCATAACCGTCACCGAACTGACCGGGTTTATCCCATGAGGACGTTCAGCCGATTTTGTATGCACAATGGTAAACGAGGGTTTACCCTGCTGGAAATCATCGTCACCCTTATTTTGATCTCCATCACCGGTGCGCTGATGTTCCCGGTGCTGCGAACGAATCTGACCAGCAGTGCGATTCCCGTCAGGCGCGTGGAAAACCAGTACCGCCTCGTTCAGGAGATGGACCGCCTGACCGGGCTCTACCGCAGCGAAATATACAAGGACACGTTGGACATCAATGTGTTTAAAGCCAGCAGCGTCGACACGAGCCCTCTGGTTGTGGCCGGCGAAACGGGCTTCCTCGCAGCGGGACAGATCACCGGCAATGCGTACGCGTCCCAGTCAACAAGCATTCTCAGGGTGACCTTGTCCGACGGCGACCAGAGACTGGTCGCTTTTTTTACCGAATAATAATACAATCGCTGGACGCGATTTTATTATGTGACGCGGCTTCCGTCTTCGCTCTTTGAGCTACGCCGAGACAGGTCGCCGCTATCACACTAAGACAAGCAAATTGGGTTACGAACGATCATTGATAGATGAATTGAAACGTTGGTTTTAATCGCTATGCGTGTTTTTAGGCGTACGCTTGTCTTAGAAAGCGGGTATTTTGTAAATCATTTGGAAAAATGAACAAACGTTTCTCCCACCGGGGCAGACAAAAAAAAACGGGCAACCAGCGGGGTTTCAGCCTGGTGGAGCTGGTGGCCAGCCTGGTGATCGCCGGCATCCTGGCCGTCGCCCTCCTGAGCGTCGTGTCCACGGCCATGGATGGCTACGTCTTCGGTAAAAACGCGGCTGACATATCGCAGAAAGCCCAGTTGTCGCTCGCCCGCATGCGCTGCGAACTCCTGAACGCCACCGCTATTACGACGGCCACGGCGGACAGGATTGCCTTT
Above is a window of Deltaproteobacteria bacterium DNA encoding:
- a CDS encoding prepilin-type N-terminal cleavage/methylation domain-containing protein, yielding MKVCQPENSDGYTFVEVLIVMVIIAIVSAVIITRSSDLSTGLVSQSEIMKTHIRYAQTLAMSAGGSDVYGIKCSADTDEYWLFQGSNPDGNIIQLTDDPSYDTDGDDKLELASKKIQTSAFTVYFDERGIPYSAYTDKSTNTPLTSDLAIVLTPAGEASPTQTITVTELTGFIP
- a CDS encoding type II secretion system GspH family protein — translated: MHNGKRGFTLLEIIVTLILISITGALMFPVLRTNLTSSAIPVRRVENQYRLVQEMDRLTGLYRSEIYKDTLDINVFKASSVDTSPLVVAGETGFLAAGQITGNAYASQSTSILRVTLSDGDQRLVAFFTE